From the Alphaproteobacteria bacterium LSUCC0719 genome, the window CGGCAATCGCCGCCGGCCCGTCCCACGGCTCCATCACAGAATTGCAATAGGCATAGAGCTTTGCCAGCTCATGGTCGCTGTCGACATCGACCGCAGCCGGAATCATCATCGTCTTGACCATCGGCAGGTTGCGACCGCCATGGCCCATCAGTTCGAACACCGCGTCCAGTGCCGCCGAATCCGAGCTTCCTTTCGCCACAACCGGTTTCAGATCGTCGATGGCATCGCCGAAGATATCGGACGCCATGCGATCCTCATGGCAGGTCATCCAGTTCTGGTTGCCACGGATGGTGTTGATTTCTCCATTATGCGCCAGCACGCGGAAGGGCTGGGCCAGCTTCCAGGTCGGCATGGTGTTGGTCGAATAACGCTGGTGATAGATCGCGAAGGACGACACGAAACGCGCATCTTTCAGATCCGGGAAAAAGGCCGTCACCTGCTCGGCAAGGAACATGCCCTTGTAGATGATCGACCGGCTGGACATCGAACAGATGTAGAAATCCGAGATCAGCTCTGCTGTCACTGCCTTTTCAATGCGGCGACGAACGATATATAGCTGGCGCTCGGCCTCGGTTTCGTCGATATCAGCCGGCGTCGAGAACATGATCTGCTCGATTTCCGGGCGTGTCGCCTTGGCCTTGTCACCAAGCGCGTTGGTATCGACGGGCACCTGCCGCCAGCCATAGATGGAATGGCCGACCGCCAGGATTTCCTGCTCGACAATACACCGGCAACGCTCCTGCGCCCCAAGGTCGGTCCGGGGCAGGAACACCATGCCAACAGCAAGCCGCCCGCCATCATCATCATGACCGGTCCGGGCAATATGTTCGATGAAGAAATCGCGCGGAATCTCGATATGGATCCCAGCGCCATCGCCGGTCATACCATCCGCGTCGACAGCGCCGCGGTGCCAGATCGCCTGCAACGCCTCGATAGCCGCATCGACAACAGCACGCGACGGCTTGCCATCCTGCGCCGCGACGAACCCGACACCACAGGCATCATGCTCCATCTCCGGACCATAGATACCGGCATCGGTCAGCCGGACTTCGTTCCGGGCACGCCGGGCAAGATAGGCGTCTGCGTCAAACATGCCGTCTTGGGTTCTGCTTGTCTTGCTCATGATGTTGTCCTGTCTCTTGTCTCGACTCAGGCGCGGGCAGCGGCCTGCGGCGCGTCGCTCTGCGCCATGATGTAGGATTCGATCGATGCGGCGGCATCACGGCCATCGCGCACACCCCAGACAACCAGGGACGCGCCCCGCACAATATCACCGGCAGCGAACACCCCGGGCAGACTGGTCATCATTGTGCGCCAGTCGATGTCGAGCGTGCCCCATTTGGAAACCGCAAGCTCCGGCGCGTTGAACATCACCGGCAGATCCTCGGGGTCGAAGCCAAGCGCCTTGATCACCAGATCGGCCGGAATGTCATGCGACGAATCCTCGATGATCTGCGGCACCTGGCGGCCGGTTGCGTCAGGCTGGCCAAGATGGATTTTCTGTGCCTGTACGGCGCGGACATGATTGTCGCCAAGAAACGCCTGCGGCGCCGACAGCCATTTGAACACCACACCTTCTTCTTCGGCATTCGCCACTTCGCGCTGCGAGCCGGGCATGTTGGCACGGTCACGCCGATACAGGCAGGTCACCGACTTTGCCTCCTGCCGAATGGCGGTACGAACACAATCCATGGCGGTATCACCGCCACCGATCACAACAACATCGCGTCCTTTGGCATTCAGCGTGCCGCTGTCAAAATCGGGAACCGCATCGCCGAGGCTTTTCCGGTTTGATGCCGTCAGATAGTCAAGCGCCGGCACAATGCCCTGCATGCCGACACCCGGCGCGGTGATGTCCCGCGCCTTGTAAACGCCGGTGGCGACAAGCACCGCGTCATGCGAAGCGCGAATCTCCTCAAAGCTGATATCAACACCGATTTCGACATTCAGGCGGAAGGTCACGCCCCCGTCAGCCAGCAGATCGTGACGCCGCTGCACAACATGCTTTTCCAGCTTGAAACCGGGAATGCCATAGATCAGCAGCCCCCCCACACGGTCATACCGGTCATAGATGGTTACCTGAAAGCCGCGCTGGCGCAGCATGTCGGCGGCGGCAAGGCCAGCCGGGCCGGCACCGATGATGCCAACCGATTCCGCCCGCTCGGCAACCGGCTGCGGTGGCTGGACCCAGCCATTCTCGAACGCTGTTTCGGTAATGTGCTTTTCAACCGCGCCGATGGTGACCGATTCAAAGCCCTTCTCGATCACGCAACTTCCTTCGCACAGCCGGTCCTGGGGACAGATCCTGCCGCAGATTTCAGGCATGTTGTTGGTCTGGGCCGACATCCGGTAAGCCTCTTCCATCCGCCCCTCGGCGGTCAGCATCAGCCAGTCGGGAATGTTGTTGTGAAGCGGACAGTTGATCTGACAGAACGGCACACCGCACTGGGAACAGCGTGATGCCTGATCTTCGGCAGCCGTGACGTCGAACTCGTCATAGATCTCGTCGAAATCCTGAACGCGCGCATCCGCGCCACGCTTGTCCGGCATTTTCTTGTCGGTGGTGACGAATTTCAGCATCTTGTTCGACATGGCCTTGCCCCGCTGTCCCGCCCTGGAATATTCCAGTGCCTCTTCCAGAAAATAATGACGCGGCCCGTCAAGCATTGCCCCGACAGGACAAATTCAGCTTTGGCACCGCGTCAGAAAAGTCAACAATAGTTACCCTTTTTTCCTGCGTCTGGCAAGGGCGCAGTGTCAAATTTGCACAGGAATCGCCGAATGAATCATTTTAGGTCCGAAATTGGACTAAATTGGACCGGATCCCTCCTCCGGGCCCCTCCTCCGGGTCCATCTTCCGGTGGGCCGGCTTTTGACCTGTGATCTGTTTGGGCGTAGGGTGGCGACGATGCCGGGATAATATCCGCCCCGGCAGCCTGTCCGAGACGACCCGCCGGATCGAGGAAGCGTGATGCCGCTATTGCTGATTGTCCTTGTCGCTGCCGTGCAGGGGCTTACCGAGTTTCTGCCCGTGTCATCATCCGGACATCTGGCGCTGGTCCCACTGGTCACCGACCAGCCCTATCAGGGCCGCGCCATCGATGTGGCGGCGCATGTCGGCACGCTTGGCGCGGTGATGCTGTATCTTCGCACCGATCTTCTGGCGATGCTGATGGCGCTGCGGCCCGGCGGCGATGCCGCGAGCAGACGGTTGATCATGCTGCTGGCACTTGCCACCCTTCCGGTCGTCATCGTCGGCTTTGCCGTCAATGACATCGATCCCGTCTGGCTGACCGACCTGCGGACACTTGCCGTGGCCAATCTGGTCTTCGCCGGACTGCTGTGGCATGCCGACAGGGGTGGCGCGGTTGGCCGGCAGATCAAGGATATGCGATTTGGCGCGGCGATTGCCGTTGGGATGGCGCAATGCCTGGCCCTGATTCCCGGCGCGTCACGGTCCGGCGTGACAATGACAATGGCACGCTATCTCGGCTTTGACCGTCTGGCGGCGGCACGTTTTTCGCTGTTGCTGTCAATCCCGACCATTGCCGGGGCCGGTCTTTTGAAAGGTCTCGACATCGCCGCCGAGGGGGATGTCGCCCTCGGGCTTGATGCCGCGCTGGTGGCGCTGCTGTCGTTTGGCTTTGCCCTTGCCGCCATCGGCTGGATGATGCGGTGGCTGGCGCGGGCCGATTTCCGGATTTTCGTCTGGTACCGGATGGCGCTTGGCGGCGCGCTGCTGCTGCTGATTGCCGCCGGCGTCCTGTGACAGGTCAGTCGGTGCGGCGGGAAAACTGCCCACCGGGGCGGTAACAGGCAAGATATCCCGGAATGATGGCATCCACCGGCGTTGGCACAATGCCGAGATCGGCCAGTCCACGCGCCCCGTCGGCAACAACATTGTCGACAGCCAGAAGACGCACCTGATCCAGGGTCAGCGGCGGATTGGGCAACAGGCCGGTAATCATCGCCCCAAGCGACATCGCGCCAAGTGGCACCGGCACCAGCATCCGCCGGCGTCCGATGGCCGCCAGCGTGGTCTCCATCAACTCGCGGAAGGTAAAGATGCCGGGCCCGCCAAGCTCGAAAACCCCGCCCGCGACAGACGATGTCTTGCGAAATCCAAGTCCCGCCGCCACCGCCTCGACCACATCACCGACATAGACCGGCTGCATGCGCATGCGCCCGCCACCCGGCAGCGGCAGACCCGGCGCCAGCATGGCCAATCCGGCAAAGCGATTGAAGAAACTGTCGCGTGGCCCGAAAATGATTGATGGTCGCAGGATCACGGCCTTTGGGAAGGCAGCCAGCAGGGCGGCCTCGCCGGCGGCCTTGCTGCGGGCATAGACACTGTTCGACTCGGCGCTGGCCCCGATGGCCGAGATGTGGACGACATGTCCCATGCCGCGCTTTGCAGCAATCAGGCCGATACGCCCCGGCAATTCACCCTGAAGTGTCGAGAACCGCTGCGCGCCGCCCTCGGCCAGAATGCCGACCAGATTGACCACCGAATCGGCGGACCCCATCACCTGTTCCAGATCCTCGTCCGAAAGCGCGTTGCCGGCGACAGGTGTCACCTGTCCGACGACTCCCATTGTCCGCAGGAACTTGGCACGCTCGGCATTGCGGCACAGCACGATGACGCGCGCGCCCTGCCGCGCCAGCATTTCAACGACAGCGCGCCCGACAAAGCCGGACCCGCCAATGACCGCAACCGTTCTGCCCATGCCAACCCCCATATCCCGACAACATTTCCTGAGAGTGAGTGATAGCGGCAAGGGCGACCCGGCGTCCAGTGCAGATTGCCACCTTTTGGCGTCGCACATGACAGAACCGGCCGACGAAACCCCATTCAGGGATATATATGGTCGTCAGGCACACAGATTCAGTTGACAAGCATGGCCGGCTGGCTATTCTGCGCGCCTCCAAGCACAGCGAGCAATCGCGTGCAGCCCCGATGCCCAGGTGGCGGAATTGGTAGACGCGCTGGCTTCAGGTGCCAGTGGCCATTAGGCCGTGGAAGTTCGAGTCTTCTCCTGGGCACCATTATCTCCAAGATTCGTGGTTCAAGGTCCTGATTTTCAAGCATTTTGATGTTTGACGTCAGGAAGTGTGAGCCAAACTGTGATCCAAAATCACGCCTATCTTATCCGCCGTAATGGCATCTATTACTTCTCCCGCCGTGTCCCTGCTGATGTGCGCTCTCGATTCAATAAGGATCGGGTGATCGTCTCGCTGCATACAAGATCGCTGCCTAAGGCGCAGCGATCTGCTGCTGCTCTGTCTGACAGGCTGGAGCGATACTGGGACAGCATTCGTCTGGAAGTCTTCCACACAAGGGAGCTTGGGCTTTCATTGGTTCAGGAGGTTGAGGCAGATCGAAGTAACGTGTCTGTCTCCATTCAGGATGCGCTCGATAGCTATCTCCGCCTTAAGGGCGCTGGCCGAAGCAAGACCTTCTTTCAGGGAGCAGAGCGTGCCGTTGGCTATATGACAGAAGCAACTGATGCAGAGGAACTGTCATCTCTATCGGCTTCTGATGCCGCACGCTTCCGTGACTATCTGATTGGCAAGGGTATGACAGCGGCATCAGTGCGCCGTGTCTTTGGCACAGTCAAAGCCATCACCAACCTTGCCATCAGAGAGTATGGCCTCACCTGTCCCAATGTGTTCGCCAACGTCTTCATCCCGGATGATGAGAAGGCATCCATTCGTTCGCCAATCCCCGATGACAACATTGTGGCTATCCAGAAGGAGTGCTTTGAACTGGACGATGATGTCAGGTGGCTGGTGGCACTGATCAGTGACACAGGTATGCGGTTGGCAGAAGCTGCAGGACTGCTGGTATCGGACATTAAGCTCAATGCCGACATTCCCCACATCGCACTACGCAAACACCCTTGGCGTTCACTCAAGACAAGGGGAAGTGAGCGCGACATCCCGCTGGTTGGCATGTCGCTTTGGGCAGCGAGGCGCATTGTTGAGAACCAGCAAGATTTAGCCTTCCCACGATACACGGACAGTTCAGGCTGCAACGCAAACTCTGCCAGCGCAGCTATCAACAAATGGCTGAAGCCACGCGTCCCTGACGGATGTGTAGTTCACAGCTTCCGCCACAGCCTCCGCGACAGGTTACGCCGTGTTGAATGCCCGTCAGATATCGCTGATGCCATTGGCGGTTGGACCACCGCAGGCGTGGGCCAAAAATATGGCAGCGGCTATGGTCTCGAGGTCAAAGCCAGATGGATGGAAAGGATCGCTTCCCTGAACGGGTAGAAAAACTTCGAGCGGCATCACATCCGCAAATGGCTACAGGAAGTATTTCGTGAAAATGACCGCGTATGTCAGGCCGCATAGAAGCAGCGCCAACATTACCGCGGCGCTTCCATAATCTTTTGCGCGCTTGGAAAGACCATGTTTGGAATAGGAAATACGGTCGACCGCTGCTTCTACGCTGGAATTTAGCAATTCAACAATGAGAACAAACAACAACGTTCCAAGCATTGCACCGGTCTCGAGGGTGGTGGCTGGCATCCAGATTGCCAGTGGGGCCAGAATTGCAGCCAGCACAAGTTCCTGTCTAAATGCGCTTTCCTCTTTCACCGCGTAGACCAGCCCGGCCCAACTGTTCTTTGCAGCAGAGATGGCGCGGCCCAGACCATGATTGGATTTGTGGGGATTATCCTCCACTCGGTAGCTGTCCTGAGAGTGGCCCGCGACGACTAGATGGCTGGCAAAGATGCCGGTGGCAATCTCCCAGGAAAATGTCTCTGCGTGGGCACGAGCATCTTCGCCCCTCAGCTTAAGGGCCTTGGCGCAGGCTTTTCCAAGATTTTCGTCAAGGACGCCGGCGTCTGAGGAGCCAATAACATCAATCGGCCCAGTGACAGGATAAGCTGCTACCGGCAGCCCGCAAGCCATAGCCTCCAAAAGCACCAGACCAAAAGTATCTGTGCGGCTCGGGAAGACAAAGACATCGGCCTGATTGTAGATCGCTGGCAGTTCGGACATTTGCTTTGAGCCCCAAAAACGCACCTCGGGATACCGCTTTTTGAAACCGTCCAGCGCAGGACCATCTCCGACAACCCATTTTTCCCCTTGCAAGGGTAGATCTAAAAATGCCTCAAGGTTCTTCTCGACTGAAACCCTGCCAACATTAATGAAAATTGGCGTCTTATTTTGCGGTTTCGAGCAGGGTTCCTGGTCCGGCTTGAACAAATCGAGGTCGACACCTCTTGGCCAAATCACCGGCTTGCCGATGCGCCATCTTTTGAGATCCTCCAGAACAGCGTTTGTTGGGGCCATGACGGCATTGCCCGGCTTGTGGAACCAGCGGAGGAAGAAATAGGTGCAAGCGAGCGGCAGGTGAATTCTGGACTTGATATACTCAGGAAAACGCGTGTGATAGGCCGTCGTAAAGGCCATTTGCCATCGTACCGCAAAAGCTCTCGCAGCCAGCCCAAGCGGCCCTTCAGTCGCGATATGCAGATGGTCGGGATTGAACTCGTTAATCAATGCTGAAACTTTTCGACCGGGGAAAATCGAAAGTCTGATCTCCGGATAAGTCGGGCAGGGTATTGTGCGAAACGCCTCTGGCGTGATCATAAGCACCTGGTGCCCAAGCGACTCCAACCCTTCGCGCGTTTTTGTCAATGTGCGAACGACACCATTGACCTGTGGATACCATGCGTCACTGACGATCACGATCTTCATGGTTTGGTCACCGGTTCGAACGCAGGGCCAGACACGTCCGTGCTTACCGTGGCAAGCTGGAATTCAGTCCTTGGGGTTGCATTCTGCCAATCAAGCAACTCCAATGTTCCATCATGATGCTCCGCAAGCGCAGAGAGTGATTCCACCCAATCCCCGTCATTTGCATAGAGTATCCCGTCGATTTGCCGTATTTCAGGCTTATGAATATGTCCGCAAACCACGCCATCACAATTTCGACGGCGCGTTTCGGTAACCATTGCAGTTTCAAACGCAGAGATGAACGAGACTGCTGATTTGACCCGGTGCTTCAAATATTGTGAGAGCGACCAATAGGGCAGGTTCAGCTTGTTGCGGACCCAGTTGAAGATCAGATTGACCCGTAACAACAGGGTGTAACTGTAGTCGCCGAGATAGGCCAGCCAGCGCGCATGTTGGATCACGTTGTCAAACAGGTCGCCATGCACGACCCAGAACCTCAAACCATCGGCTGTCTCGTGAATATCTTCCGCCTTGATCGCTATGTCACCAAAGTTGACGCCAAGATATTGCCTGGCAGCCTCATCATGGTTGCCCGGAATGTAGACAACCTTTGTGCCTTGGCGTGCTTTTCGAAGCAGCTTTTGAACTACATCGTTATGTTCCTGTGGCCAGTAGAATTTTTTCTTCAGTTGCCAGCCATCAACAACATCACCGACGAGATACAGCTTGTCGCTGTGGGTGTGTTTCAGAAAATGCAGGAGCTCAAGTGCCCGCGCTCCGGGAGTCCCTAGGTGAATGTCGGAGATCCAAATGGTGCGGTATGTGAGCGGCTTTGCGCTTTCATCAAGCAAAAGAACTGCCCCGAAAAATGCCGTAATCTAGCACTAAAGATGTCCCATGAAGATTGCATGGTCATTTCATTTCTTTTTCACTTTTGTGAAATTGCAAGGCGGCGAGACCGTCGCAACGGTACCATTGTCCAAGTGCGTTGAATAAGCATGGTTCGTGCACCGTGGACAAACAACCACGATGCTTGAAAATCAGGACCTTGAACCACGAATCTTGGAGATAATGGTGCCCAGGAGATGGGTTCGACGCCCTACCCAGGGACCATTCAAGACCTGACTTTCAATCTATTCAGTATCTTAGCTGATCAGCGCCTGTCAGCCAACGCCCTATTTTGGATAACAGTCTGGATAACAGCCCTGGACCGTGGTCCGGGGACAGAGTCTCGCGGTTAAAGCTTCGCGACTCCCGCCTCCCGTACGCCGGACCGGGTTACTGGGAGTGGTTGCTAGATCTTGATCGTTTTGGGCCGAGGGGGTCGGGCGTATGCTTGGGGGTGGTCCTGCCTCGGACCTCGGGCGGGTGATGGAGTGTTAAATCCAATTCTAAATTCTTTTGTTAGCATTTTGGTTTACCGAGTGAGATGTTGATGTCGCCGTCATCGGGTTTGACGCCAACCATCTCGACAGTCCCACTGTTGTTGCGCCAGAGGAAGTTGATACCAGTGTTCTGATTGTTGCTTGTATCTGCAGACTTGTAGCTAAGGTCGATTGTCAGGTTGCATCCTTTTGCATTGCTCAGGCTAATCGGCAAGCCGCTTACCTCAGAGGCGGCATTTGTATAACGCCATTCAAGCCGGGTTGTGTCGTTTGAGAGGATTTGAGCACAAACTGTCTGTGAGGATGCACCTTCACATAACCAACCTGACAATGTGTTGTTCTGTGATGCAGTCAGTCTCTTGTATTCATCAAAATACATATCCGCATCAGATGCGCCTGACAGGTCGCTTGATGAGGGTTGTGCAGCCAACTTTTTGTAGATGCTCGTTGCTGATGACGTTGTTCTGACGTAGGGACGACTGCTTGCAGCAAAGCCTGTGCTGTCTTCAAGCCAATCACTCAGAACAGCGTGATCAGCATTGCTTGTTGCAAAGGTGGTCGTTGATCTTGCTGTATTGCCATGGCTGGCACTGCCTGATGGTGCTGGATAGCTCGCATATCCAGCAAATTGCAGATATCTGGACTTGATTAGGTGGATGGTATCGTAGGTGCCATCAGAGCAGTTCTTTACGTCGATAGGGCCACCTTGGGCTTTTTCGCCAGCTTGATACTGGTGACGCATTACAGGAAGAGTGCCTATCCAAATGCGGCAGGATGCTGTCATGCCTGCAGAGCTATCACCCAGCCATATCTCATAGATGTAAGCCGCTGCCTTTGTAAGGGTTCCACCACAGTAGCCGCTATTGCCGGTGGCTATGTAATGTGCTGCCCTGGCGGCAGCGTCAGAGCAGCTTGTGACGGATGTGCCATTCTCGGTGACGGTCAGAGTGAATGTCGTAGAAGTTGAGGCGTATGTTGAGTCAGCAGCTTGTGTTGCCGTTATCGTGGCTGATCCAATGCCAACCGGCGTTACAGTGTTGCCCGAGATCGTAGCAACGCCGCTGTTGCTGATCGAATAGCTAAACGCACCGCTCGAAGCTGATGACGGATCAGCAATGGTGAACGATCCATCATCCAACTCACGCTCAATATCAGACATCGATATCGAATGAGATGTTAAAAGATCTACCACAAATGCAACAGGCGAAGATGAATATTCAGTGATATAAGGCCCTACCTGACCATTCAAACCATCCACTCGTGCATCAACCCACACCCACGCCAGGTCTGCAGGATGAAAATATATTGAAGCACCATTTTCTGTGGCTTTGGTGTCACTTGGCTGGGACCAATGCCAGTTGCTGTAGAGTCCACTAACTGCATATCCGCCTGATGTTGCAGTTCTGCCACTCCAAAACTGCGTTCCAGACTCGGGCCCTGAGTCCCAAATCCAAAGTCCTTCGTTCGCAATGTCTGATGCACCAATCCATGTCCCATTATAAAGTCCTGAGGTGGCAAGATTCAGATGATTTGTCACAAAACTTTCTTCGTCAGCAGAAGTTAAAGTGGCTAAATATCCTTGCGAACTTCTGATTGAACTTGCCTCTGCAGCAGTTTTGGCAGCAGACCAACCTATATTTGAAACTGTGCTAAGAACATAATAGTGATCGTTGGTAAAATTATATGCACCACCAGATGGTAGTGCATGAATAGAAATTGTTGAGCTAGAGCCTTTGACTGAAAGGCTGGCAAGTGCTGCGTTGACGTCACTTATGGAGCCTGAAAAAGCAATTGATGAGTTGCCAGTCCACTGTGAAGAATTATGGGTAGATGGCGCTGTCAAACCAGATGTGGTTGTGATTTTGACCAGACCTGAAGAGGCATAAACATAAACCACTATCGGATCGGAGCCAGAAACCGACACTGACGTGCCGCTCCCACTAACTAGATTATAAACTGAATTATCTTCAACCTTAAAACTAGATGGTGCGGTTATCGATTGTGCGAGTGCTGTAGCATCTAAAATTCCAAACAAACAAAGCACTGCGAAGGCCTTGGCTGCACGATACACCAATTTACTAGTTGTTGTTTTGGTCCCGCTTAGCATTTTGGTTTACCGAGTCGGATGCCAAAAGTAAGGTTTTGTCCACCCAAGGCCTTTTGTGCTGTTGCTAGTGCAAGAGCAATCACAACTGTCAAAAGACACAATCTAATTTGGACTATTGGCCTCATCGGAACGACAAGGTCAGTCCAGATTGCACTTTGACTATTTCATTTTCGCGCCGGACTTTTTCCAGAGTTTTGTGGCGGACTGAACCGAATTGATATGCTTGTTTCGAAATCAGTGGTGCACCGACATTATCACCGTCGATCTCACCAATTTTTATCCGATAAGTTAAACCTACCGAATTAGTCGAAATACCTTGTTCGGGTACATCGTGTTTGGCTTCCAATGTCCAGCCGTCACCAAGAAATCCTGACACAGCCAAACTATACTCGCGCCCCTCAAGATCAGAAGATCCACCAACTCCATCCCATTTGTATTTTCTCACATAAACGCGACTGGACGGCATGTATGGCACCTGAACTCCGACCTCGAGGTCATACCCATCCAACGCATGCTCAGTCACCCCACCTGGACCAGGCCGCCATCCCGTTAGTGCTTTGTACTTGTTGGCCGTTAGCTCAATTGGTGCGCTTTTAATCTCTAGACCAGCACTAACTCTTTTATGATCATAGGGGAACTCGTAATCCAAAAATGTATTTGCCCCAAAAAGCCACCTTTCATCTTTAGATAGTCGCCTGTACCCAAAGCCAAGGTTGGCTGTGTGGCGGTTTCCACCATCGGATGATGCGGCAGATCCTTGAACAAAAACGGTGTCTCTGTCGCCTTCGGTTTGCAATATCGGTTGAACGGTTGTTACCGAGATTTTTGGTTTGCCGCCCTCTCGGCCTGTCAAAGAAACTTCAGTATTAGGCAGGGCCTTGCGAAATTTTTCTTCGACTTTTGAAAGTGCCAATTCCTCGGCTTTTTGCTCGATCGCACTGCTTACGTCTTTGTCATCATTTTTCGCCTGGCCAGCGGCAGCAACTAGGGGTACGAGAATCTGTTCGCCCACAATTGTAGGCTTTTCATCCTCAAACTTTGAAAAGCTATCCTTCGTATCCTTTGAAGTTTCGGTATTTTGGATTTTGGTGGAGTTGTTGTTCTCAGCCATTCTTACTTTGGGCAACTGTTTTTCTAGAGATATATGCTCAAAAACTTCCGTGACTGCCCGCCGGTTCTTCGCCCAAGCTGTTTCATCAGAGGCCTTAATAAGCGGTTTTTCTTTGCCATAGGAAACAAGTTTAATCCGATTGGTATTCACGCCTTTTGCGACCAAATATGCGCGGACGCTTTGCGCTCTCTTTAATCCAAGCACGATATTGTCATCGTTCGTTCTCCCCTCGTCAGCGTGCCCCTCAATCAACAC encodes:
- a CDS encoding NAD(P)-dependent oxidoreductase, with product MSNKMLKFVTTDKKMPDKRGADARVQDFDEIYDEFDVTAAEDQASRCSQCGVPFCQINCPLHNNIPDWLMLTAEGRMEEAYRMSAQTNNMPEICGRICPQDRLCEGSCVIEKGFESVTIGAVEKHITETAFENGWVQPPQPVAERAESVGIIGAGPAGLAAADMLRQRGFQVTIYDRYDRVGGLLIYGIPGFKLEKHVVQRRHDLLADGGVTFRLNVEIGVDISFEEIRASHDAVLVATGVYKARDITAPGVGMQGIVPALDYLTASNRKSLGDAVPDFDSGTLNAKGRDVVVIGGGDTAMDCVRTAIRQEAKSVTCLYRRDRANMPGSQREVANAEEEGVVFKWLSAPQAFLGDNHVRAVQAQKIHLGQPDATGRQVPQIIEDSSHDIPADLVIKALGFDPEDLPVMFNAPELAVSKWGTLDIDWRTMMTSLPGVFAAGDIVRGASLVVWGVRDGRDAAASIESYIMAQSDAPQAAARA
- a CDS encoding undecaprenyl-diphosphate phosphatase, giving the protein MPLLLIVLVAAVQGLTEFLPVSSSGHLALVPLVTDQPYQGRAIDVAAHVGTLGAVMLYLRTDLLAMLMALRPGGDAASRRLIMLLALATLPVVIVGFAVNDIDPVWLTDLRTLAVANLVFAGLLWHADRGGAVGRQIKDMRFGAAIAVGMAQCLALIPGASRSGVTMTMARYLGFDRLAAARFSLLLSIPTIAGAGLLKGLDIAAEGDVALGLDAALVALLSFGFALAAIGWMMRWLARADFRIFVWYRMALGGALLLLIAAGVL
- a CDS encoding complex I NDUFA9 subunit family protein, giving the protein MGRTVAVIGGSGFVGRAVVEMLARQGARVIVLCRNAERAKFLRTMGVVGQVTPVAGNALSDEDLEQVMGSADSVVNLVGILAEGGAQRFSTLQGELPGRIGLIAAKRGMGHVVHISAIGASAESNSVYARSKAAGEAALLAAFPKAVILRPSIIFGPRDSFFNRFAGLAMLAPGLPLPGGGRMRMQPVYVGDVVEAVAAGLGFRKTSSVAGGVFELGGPGIFTFRELMETTLAAIGRRRMLVPVPLGAMSLGAMITGLLPNPPLTLDQVRLLAVDNVVADGARGLADLGIVPTPVDAIIPGYLACYRPGGQFSRRTD
- a CDS encoding DUF6538 domain-containing protein yields the protein MSQTVIQNHAYLIRRNGIYYFSRRVPADVRSRFNKDRVIVSLHTRSLPKAQRSAAALSDRLERYWDSIRLEVFHTRELGLSLVQEVEADRSNVSVSIQDALDSYLRLKGAGRSKTFFQGAERAVGYMTEATDAEELSSLSASDAARFRDYLIGKGMTAASVRRVFGTVKAITNLAIREYGLTCPNVFANVFIPDDEKASIRSPIPDDNIVAIQKECFELDDDVRWLVALISDTGMRLAEAAGLLVSDIKLNADIPHIALRKHPWRSLKTRGSERDIPLVGMSLWAARRIVENQQDLAFPRYTDSSGCNANSASAAINKWLKPRVPDGCVVHSFRHSLRDRLRRVECPSDIADAIGGWTTAGVGQKYGSGYGLEVKARWMERIASLNG
- a CDS encoding diacylglycerol kinase → MEDNPHKSNHGLGRAISAAKNSWAGLVYAVKEESAFRQELVLAAILAPLAIWMPATTLETGAMLGTLLFVLIVELLNSSVEAAVDRISYSKHGLSKRAKDYGSAAVMLALLLCGLTYAVIFTKYFL
- a CDS encoding UDP-2,3-diacylglucosamine diphosphatase; translation: MLDESAKPLTYRTIWISDIHLGTPGARALELLHFLKHTHSDKLYLVGDVVDGWQLKKKFYWPQEHNDVVQKLLRKARQGTKVVYIPGNHDEAARQYLGVNFGDIAIKAEDIHETADGLRFWVVHGDLFDNVIQHARWLAYLGDYSYTLLLRVNLIFNWVRNKLNLPYWSLSQYLKHRVKSAVSFISAFETAMVTETRRRNCDGVVCGHIHKPEIRQIDGILYANDGDWVESLSALAEHHDGTLELLDWQNATPRTEFQLATVSTDVSGPAFEPVTKP
- a CDS encoding lectin-like protein yields the protein MLSGTKTTTSKLVYRAAKAFAVLCLFGILDATALAQSITAPSSFKVEDNSVYNLVSGSGTSVSVSGSDPIVVYVYASSGLVKITTTSGLTAPSTHNSSQWTGNSSIAFSGSISDVNAALASLSVKGSSSTISIHALPSGGAYNFTNDHYYVLSTVSNIGWSAAKTAAEASSIRSSQGYLATLTSADEESFVTNHLNLATSGLYNGTWIGASDIANEGLWIWDSGPESGTQFWSGRTATSGGYAVSGLYSNWHWSQPSDTKATENGASIYFHPADLAWVWVDARVDGLNGQVGPYITEYSSSPVAFVVDLLTSHSISMSDIERELDDGSFTIADPSSASSGAFSYSISNSGVATISGNTVTPVGIGSATITATQAADSTYASTSTTFTLTVTENGTSVTSCSDAAARAAHYIATGNSGYCGGTLTKAAAYIYEIWLGDSSAGMTASCRIWIGTLPVMRHQYQAGEKAQGGPIDVKNCSDGTYDTIHLIKSRYLQFAGYASYPAPSGSASHGNTARSTTTFATSNADHAVLSDWLEDSTGFAASSRPYVRTTSSATSIYKKLAAQPSSSDLSGASDADMYFDEYKRLTASQNNTLSGWLCEGASSQTVCAQILSNDTTRLEWRYTNAASEVSGLPISLSNAKGCNLTIDLSYKSADTSNNQNTGINFLWRNNSGTVEMVGVKPDDGDINISLGKPKC